Proteins from one Hoplias malabaricus isolate fHopMal1 chromosome 2, fHopMal1.hap1, whole genome shotgun sequence genomic window:
- the LOC136686689 gene encoding CMRF35-like molecule 5 isoform X1, with product MEILQLVVCIYLLALRSKSSRAETTGYEGGSVQVKCSHTWAKTNRKYFCRDPCKTEKDVIVDSNMKSTGRFHLMDTGTGDFTVDISQLNKTDSGKYWCGVDRLFGDTYNEAILTVLDAPWTSTQPRPTTSFPTTVSSVEDISTSFVTTGGFAALSETASVSSNGVKTSWKTFITVSVCVLLLVSVVWILAFLALHYKACSRPFSESSMKSQSYSRRTEFEVNVYKEDPSRVQDSVSQSHPPESIESSTNSEYENIFDATTKFPVVEKIYTNT from the exons ATGGAGATTCTTCAGCTGGTGGTCTGCATATATCTCTTGG CACTGAGGTCCAAATCATCTAGGGCTGAAACCACTGGATATGAAGGAGGTTCAGTCCAAGTAAAGTGCTCTCATACATGGGCTAAGACGAATCGGAAGTACTTCTGTAGAGACCCGTGTAAAACAGAGAAGGATGTTATAGTAGACTCCAACATGAAATCTACTGGGAGATTTCATCTGATGGATACAGGGACAGGAGACTTCACTGTGGACATCTCTCAGCTGAACAAGACTGATTCTGGAAAGTACTGGTGTGGAGTGGACAGGCTTTTTGGTGATACATATAATGAGGCCATCCTTACAGTCCTTGATG ccCCATGGACTTCTACACAACCCAGGCCAACCACTAGTTTTCCGACCACAGTTAGTTCAGTTGAAGATATTTCAACATCTTTTGTAACTACAGGTGGAT TTGCAGCTCTATCTGAAACGGCATCAGTTTCATCAAATGGTGTCAAAACTA GTTGGAAGACTTTTATTACTGTCTCTGTATGTGTCTTGCTTCtggtgtctgtggtttggataCTAGCGTTTTTAGCCTTACATTACAAAG CATGTTCCCGTCCATTCTCAGAATCTTCAATGAAATCCCAGTCCTACTCAAGAAGAACTGAG TTTGAAGTAAATGTCTATAAGGAGGATCCATCTCGGGTTCAGGATTCAGTTTCACAAAGTCATCCACCAGAGTCTATAGAATCCTCCACAAATTCAGAATATGAGAACATCTTTGATGCTACTACGAAGTTCCCAGTTGTAGAAAAAATCTACACTAACACATAA
- the LOC136686689 gene encoding CMRF35-like molecule 8 isoform X2: protein MEILQLVVCIYLLALRSKSSRAETTGYEGGSVQVKCSHTWAKTNRKYFCRDPCKTEKDVIVDSNMKSTGRFHLMDTGTGDFTVDISQLNKTDSGKYWCGVDRLFGDTYNEAILTVLDAPWTSTQPRPTTSFPTTVSSVEDISTSFVTTGGFAALSETASVSSNGVKTTCSRPFSESSMKSQSYSRRTEFEVNVYKEDPSRVQDSVSQSHPPESIESSTNSEYENIFDATTKFPVVEKIYTNT, encoded by the exons ATGGAGATTCTTCAGCTGGTGGTCTGCATATATCTCTTGG CACTGAGGTCCAAATCATCTAGGGCTGAAACCACTGGATATGAAGGAGGTTCAGTCCAAGTAAAGTGCTCTCATACATGGGCTAAGACGAATCGGAAGTACTTCTGTAGAGACCCGTGTAAAACAGAGAAGGATGTTATAGTAGACTCCAACATGAAATCTACTGGGAGATTTCATCTGATGGATACAGGGACAGGAGACTTCACTGTGGACATCTCTCAGCTGAACAAGACTGATTCTGGAAAGTACTGGTGTGGAGTGGACAGGCTTTTTGGTGATACATATAATGAGGCCATCCTTACAGTCCTTGATG ccCCATGGACTTCTACACAACCCAGGCCAACCACTAGTTTTCCGACCACAGTTAGTTCAGTTGAAGATATTTCAACATCTTTTGTAACTACAGGTGGAT TTGCAGCTCTATCTGAAACGGCATCAGTTTCATCAAATGGTGTCAAAACTA CATGTTCCCGTCCATTCTCAGAATCTTCAATGAAATCCCAGTCCTACTCAAGAAGAACTGAG TTTGAAGTAAATGTCTATAAGGAGGATCCATCTCGGGTTCAGGATTCAGTTTCACAAAGTCATCCACCAGAGTCTATAGAATCCTCCACAAATTCAGAATATGAGAACATCTTTGATGCTACTACGAAGTTCCCAGTTGTAGAAAAAATCTACACTAACACATAA